A region of Paenibacillus sp. 37 DNA encodes the following proteins:
- a CDS encoding M16 family metallopeptidase, translating into MQSFITEQYNRLSVHVMPTSQYANCYLHLGIVNEQGRIPSAVFAVIVRLLFRQDSLGKRKLRQQLWSMYADELRCELEQKGETQLASIRLRIPAGLLPGTDARTLDALKLLADMLFGSSLQGVFDFDEVQIQEELGWAEHHAGYDVSNWDKVVQGRSLEWLGYAERSRDADVEQLQHCVRDGELQQWYREVLCSPLHIHVIGDFQSDVMIAQVMETFVPLLVTAEGRAIPSVIGHGQSTERREEGEMMLELMDIQQCKINVTFTTGVTYGSSDYPALFLFHSLFGATPASRLQSELRERKQWVYQIYSTLDDYRGTLHVTTGTSSGYVTDVLEAIDAEWLRICSGDIQEVELNRAIQNVMHYVQVGYDLPEQVVNLHIDRLLNRVQMTTPQFLEAISCVTAEQVAEVASGMKKAVTWILYPESEYSAPVKEVTHE; encoded by the coding sequence ATGCAGTCTTTCATTACGGAGCAGTACAATCGTCTATCGGTCCATGTGATGCCAACAAGCCAATACGCCAACTGTTATCTCCACCTGGGTATCGTTAACGAACAGGGAAGGATTCCATCAGCGGTGTTTGCAGTCATTGTGCGGCTGCTTTTCAGGCAGGATTCACTCGGCAAAAGAAAGCTACGGCAGCAACTATGGTCTATGTATGCCGATGAGCTAAGATGCGAATTGGAGCAGAAGGGGGAGACTCAGCTCGCATCCATTCGGTTGCGTATCCCTGCAGGGTTGTTGCCCGGGACCGATGCACGGACGCTCGATGCGCTGAAGCTGCTCGCAGATATGTTGTTTGGATCGAGCCTCCAGGGTGTATTCGATTTTGATGAAGTGCAGATCCAGGAGGAACTTGGTTGGGCAGAACATCATGCTGGCTATGATGTTTCCAATTGGGATAAGGTGGTACAGGGGCGTAGTCTGGAATGGCTTGGGTATGCGGAACGAAGCAGGGATGCCGACGTGGAGCAACTGCAACATTGTGTGCGTGATGGTGAACTGCAGCAATGGTACCGGGAGGTGCTTTGCAGCCCACTACATATTCATGTGATCGGTGATTTCCAGTCGGATGTGATGATAGCTCAGGTCATGGAGACCTTTGTGCCATTGCTTGTCACGGCTGAGGGGAGAGCTATCCCATCTGTGATCGGGCATGGTCAATCTACTGAGCGCCGGGAGGAAGGCGAGATGATGCTTGAGCTGATGGATATTCAGCAATGCAAGATTAATGTGACCTTCACCACCGGGGTTACGTATGGATCGTCGGACTATCCTGCACTGTTTCTTTTTCATTCCCTGTTTGGCGCTACGCCTGCTTCCAGGCTTCAATCCGAGCTTCGTGAACGAAAGCAATGGGTGTATCAGATCTACAGCACACTGGATGATTATCGGGGAACGCTTCATGTGACAACGGGAACAAGCAGTGGATATGTGACGGATGTGCTTGAAGCGATAGATGCTGAATGGCTGAGGATATGCAGTGGAGACATTCAGGAAGTGGAGCTGAATAGAGCGATTCAGAATGTGATGCATTATGTGCAAGTGGGATACGATCTGCCTGAGCAGGTGGTCAACCTTCATATCGATCGATTGCTCAACCGGGTCCAGATGACAACTCCGCAATTCCTGGAAGCCATATCCTGCGTTACTGCGGAACAAGTGGCCGAGGTAGCCTCTGGCATGAAAAAGGCTGTCACCTGGATTTTGTATCCTGAGAGTGAATATTCTGCACCAGTGAAGGAGGTGACTCATGAATAG